In Onychostoma macrolepis isolate SWU-2019 chromosome 12, ASM1243209v1, whole genome shotgun sequence, a single window of DNA contains:
- the hmx3b gene encoding homeobox protein HMX3: MEERTPEVKDSPFSIKNLLRKPDEPRARVTLLRFGSWSCASAPNTVAASDGVRGAAEAQDPDHKDSDSELLLDSDSDEQKTEESSQKKLCRKKKTRTVFSRAQVFQLESTFDLKRYLSSSERAGLAAALHLSETQVKIWFQNRRNKWKRQIAAELEAASLGHAQRIVRVPVLYHEHAESARPPAALAFAHALYYPHALRLT, translated from the exons ATGGAGGAAAGAACACCAGAAGTGAAAGATTCTCCGTTTTCCATCAAGAACCTGCTTCGGAAGCCCGATGAGCCCCGAGCTCGCGTGACTCTGCTGCGCTTCGGATCCTGGAGCTGCGCGAGCGCACCGAACACCGTCGCAG catCAGATGGAGTCCGAGGCGCCGCAGAGGCGCAGGATCCGGATCATAAAGACTCGGACTCGGAGCTCCTCCTGGACTCGGACTCGGACGAGCAGAAGACGGAGGAGAGCTCTCAGAAGAAGCTCTGCCGCAAGAAGAAGACCAGGACCGTGTTTTCCCGCGCTCAGGTGTTCCAGCTGGAGTCCACCTTCGACCTGAAGCGGTACCTGAGCAGCTCGGAGCGCGCGGGGCTCGCGGCGGCGCTGCACCTGAGCGAGACGCAGGTGAAGATCTGGTTCCAGAACCGCAGGAACAAGTGGAAGCGACAGATCGCCGCCGAGCTGGAGGCCGCCAGCCTCGGGCACGCGCAGAGGATCGTGCGCGTGCCCGTCCTCTACCACGAGCACGCGGAGAGCGCACGCCCCCCCGCGGCCCTGGCCTTCGCGCACGCGCTGTATTACCCGCACGCGCTGAGACTGACCtga
- the bub3 gene encoding mitotic checkpoint protein BUB3 isoform X1: MSGRAAAEKSGTMTGANEFKLTQGPEDGVSAVKFSPSSAQFLLVSSWDCTVRLFDVSANSMRMKYQHLAPVLDCAFYDPTHAWSGGLDSQLKMHDLNTDQDTIVGTHDAPIRCVEYCPEVNVMVTGSWDMSVRLWDPRTPCNAGTFTQPEKVYTLSVAGDRLIVGTAGRRVLVWDLRNMGYVQQRRESSLKYQTRCIRAFPNKQGYVLSSIEGRVAVEYLDPSLEVQKKKYAFKCHRLKENGIEQVYPVNAISFHSVHNTFATGGSDGFVNIWDPFNKKRLCQFHRYPTSIASLAFSIDGSLLAIASSYMHELGDVSHPADAVFIRQVTDAETKPKST; this comes from the exons ATGAGCGGCAGAGCGGCAGCAGAGAAGAGCGGCACG atgaCCGGAGCCAACGAGTTCAAGCTGACCCAGGGTCCGGAGGACGGCGTCTCGGCTGTGAAGTTCAGCCCGAGCTCGGCTCAGTTCCTGCTGGTGTCGTCGTGGGACTGTACGGTCCGGCTGTTCGACGTCAGCGCTAACAGCATGAGGATGAAGTACCAGCATCTGGCGCCGGTGCTGGACTGCGCTTTCTAT GATCCGACTCACGCGTGGAGCGGCGGTCTGGACAGCCAGCTGAAGATGCACGATCTCAACACGGATCAGG ACACGATCGTGGGGACGCACGACGCTCCCATCCGCTGCGTGGAGTACTGTCCGGAGGTCAACGTGATGGTGACGGGCAGCTGGGACATGTCTGTGAGGCTCTGGGACCCCAGAACGCCCTGCAACGCCGGGACCTTCACGCAGCCGGAGAAG GTCTACACGCTGTCTGTTGCCGGAGACCGGCTGATCGTGGGCACCGCGGGCCGGCGCGTGCTCGTCTGGGACCTGAGGAACATGGGATACGTGCAGCAGAGGCGAGAGTCCAGCCTCAAATACCAGACGCGCTGCATACGAGCTTTCCCCAACAAACAG ggttACGTGTTGAGCTCCATCGAGGGCAGAGTCGCTGTGGAGTATCTGGACCCCAGTCTGGAGGTGCAGAAGAAGAAATACGCCTTCAAATGCCACAGACTGAAGGAGAACGGCATCGAGCAGGTCTATCCGGTCAACGCCATCTCCTTCCACAGCGTCCACAACACCTTTGCCACTG GCGGTTCTGACGGCTTCGTGAACATTTGGGATCCGTTCAACAAGAAGCGTCTGTGTCAGTTCCACCGATACCCCACGAGCATCGCGTCTCTGGCGTTCAGTATAGACGGCTCTCTGCTGGCCATCGCCTCCTCGTACATGCATGAGCTGGGAGACGTTTCTCACCCCGCCGACGCCGTCTTCATCCGCCAGGTGACCGACGCCGAGACCAAGCCCAA ATCCACGTGA
- the bub3 gene encoding mitotic checkpoint protein BUB3 isoform X2, with amino-acid sequence MTGANEFKLTQGPEDGVSAVKFSPSSAQFLLVSSWDCTVRLFDVSANSMRMKYQHLAPVLDCAFYDPTHAWSGGLDSQLKMHDLNTDQDTIVGTHDAPIRCVEYCPEVNVMVTGSWDMSVRLWDPRTPCNAGTFTQPEKVYTLSVAGDRLIVGTAGRRVLVWDLRNMGYVQQRRESSLKYQTRCIRAFPNKQGYVLSSIEGRVAVEYLDPSLEVQKKKYAFKCHRLKENGIEQVYPVNAISFHSVHNTFATGGSDGFVNIWDPFNKKRLCQFHRYPTSIASLAFSIDGSLLAIASSYMHELGDVSHPADAVFIRQVTDAETKPKST; translated from the exons atgaCCGGAGCCAACGAGTTCAAGCTGACCCAGGGTCCGGAGGACGGCGTCTCGGCTGTGAAGTTCAGCCCGAGCTCGGCTCAGTTCCTGCTGGTGTCGTCGTGGGACTGTACGGTCCGGCTGTTCGACGTCAGCGCTAACAGCATGAGGATGAAGTACCAGCATCTGGCGCCGGTGCTGGACTGCGCTTTCTAT GATCCGACTCACGCGTGGAGCGGCGGTCTGGACAGCCAGCTGAAGATGCACGATCTCAACACGGATCAGG ACACGATCGTGGGGACGCACGACGCTCCCATCCGCTGCGTGGAGTACTGTCCGGAGGTCAACGTGATGGTGACGGGCAGCTGGGACATGTCTGTGAGGCTCTGGGACCCCAGAACGCCCTGCAACGCCGGGACCTTCACGCAGCCGGAGAAG GTCTACACGCTGTCTGTTGCCGGAGACCGGCTGATCGTGGGCACCGCGGGCCGGCGCGTGCTCGTCTGGGACCTGAGGAACATGGGATACGTGCAGCAGAGGCGAGAGTCCAGCCTCAAATACCAGACGCGCTGCATACGAGCTTTCCCCAACAAACAG ggttACGTGTTGAGCTCCATCGAGGGCAGAGTCGCTGTGGAGTATCTGGACCCCAGTCTGGAGGTGCAGAAGAAGAAATACGCCTTCAAATGCCACAGACTGAAGGAGAACGGCATCGAGCAGGTCTATCCGGTCAACGCCATCTCCTTCCACAGCGTCCACAACACCTTTGCCACTG GCGGTTCTGACGGCTTCGTGAACATTTGGGATCCGTTCAACAAGAAGCGTCTGTGTCAGTTCCACCGATACCCCACGAGCATCGCGTCTCTGGCGTTCAGTATAGACGGCTCTCTGCTGGCCATCGCCTCCTCGTACATGCATGAGCTGGGAGACGTTTCTCACCCCGCCGACGCCGTCTTCATCCGCCAGGTGACCGACGCCGAGACCAAGCCCAA ATCCACGTGA